AGTTACAGTAGAACGTTCCGAAAACGATTTTGCTATAGATTTAGACGCAGCCCAACAAGCAATTAATCAAACTAAAAATCCACCAATCCGAGTAGTTTTTGTCGTTCATCCTAACTCACCTACCGCCAATGCTTTAACAGCAAAAGAATTAGATTGGCTGCGGAATTTACCAGAAAATATTTTAGTTGTCATCGACGAAGCTTATTTTGAATTTAGTCAAACTACGGTGGCTCAAGAGTTAGTAGAACATCCCAACTGGATGATTTTAAGAACCTTTTCCAAAGCCTTTCGTTTAGCTGCTCATCGCGTCGGTTATGCGATCGCTCATCCCCAACTAATAACTGCCTTAGAAAAAGTCCGTTTACCCTACAATTTACCTAGTTTTTCCCAAACAGCTGCCTTATTTGCCATGAATCATCGGCAAGAACTACTCGCCTCCATTCCGCAACTGTTGGCAGAACGAGAACAATTAGTTAAACAATTATCAGCACACCCAGCCTTAAAAGTTTGGCCTAGCGCGGCTAACTTTATTTATCTTCGTTTAACTCCAACAAACAACGATCCATCGTTTCAACTAACTGGATTAACTAAACAACTGAAATCCCAAGGAACATTAATCAGACAAATTAGTGGAGGATTAAGAATTACAGTTGGAACACCAGAGGAAAATCAGCGATCGATCCAAAGACTAAAAACAACTCTAGAAAGTTTGTAATTGTTGGGGCGGGTGAAAGCAAATAAATCTGTGTTCGCAGCAGAAGAATTAACTACAAAACCCGCCCCTACAGAGTTTTGAATTCTCCTCGCCCCTTGTTTACATAACATTCAACTCTTCTCTAAACCTTGCAGTTTTAACTGTTTGAGGCAAAACCCCCACCAACCGAGCAAAAGCTTCATCCGGCAATTGTTCCAAAGTTTGAGAATCAAAAAAGTTTTCAAACTGAAACATCAACTTTTCTGCTCGTTGTAAAGGATCGTCATATTCAGTAGATTTTTTCATTAACCTTAACCACTGAATCCGAATTTTATAAGCAGTTTGGCGATCGTCAAAATTGTCTGGAATAATCAAAGACAAATTTCCCACAGGAATCACTGTTTGGCAATCCAAATCACAATTACCACCAACAGCAGCCCCAGGTCCGGCAAATTCAGCATGGTGAGGTTTATAAATAATTAAACCATTGCGCTTACAGCGATTAATCGTCAGCAGCCGACCTTGTTGTAAATGTTCCGTAATTTCATCAGCAGTGAGATTTTCGTATTCTTCAGCCATATCACTTGATTAATCAACCGTCAACAGTTAATTTCTAGCACAACCTCGATCATCTTGGACTGGGGGCTGGGGATTGGGGACAAGGGGACAAGGGGACAAGGGGAAAGGGGGAAAAGGGAAAAAGGGAAAAGGGAATTTTTACCTTCTGCCTTCTGCCTTCTGCCTTCTGCCTTCTGCCCTCCTATCTTCCAGTCAAACGCTTGTGTAGCAGTAGTTGCCGAGGTTTTCCGAGCAAAAAACAAGCCCAATTAGAATCTACTTGGTGTAATCGATAGCCTAACTGAGAGTACAGTCCTCTTGCCTTATGGTTATTTTCTAGTACGTGCAAATACAGGTCTTGATAACCCCAATTTAAAGCAATTTGTTCGCAAGCCAGCAATAATTGCCGTGCTATCCCCCGACGACGATAGGAAGATTGCACTGCCACATTAGACAAATAAGGGTAGCTAGAGGAGCTATAAAATTGCCAGGGATGATGCGATCGCAACGACATTTCTACCGTTCCCACCACGCAATCCATCTCTTTTACCTGTTGCTCAATCCAAAGTCGATCTTGATGTTCACCAAGATCCAATTCTTTATATATTCCTACCAAACAAACATAACGCGACGAACTAAATTGCAAGCGATGACGTAAATCTTCATATATCCCCAAACGAAACAGGGGATAAAACCAACCAGCAATACCCCCGCGAGTGTGGAAGCTATCAGCCAAGATTTCCGCCAAATAACTTAAATCTTCGGGTTTAGCGGCACGGATTTTTAAAGGAGAAGAACCAGACAAAGTTACCTCCGGTTCTTGCTGGGAGTTTTTTAGAAACCAGAACAAGAGCTTCACAACGGTTTACTGTTTGACATTTACTTAAGCTAAAGCCAAATTATGCTTAAGTTCAATTGGGAACGATCGTTAGTTTTATCTCTAATGGGGAGAAGCAAAAATCAAAACAAGTAAAAAGCCTTGATTAGCTTTCTGCCCTCTACCTTTTAGCACTCAGATGAGCAATTGTTACTCTCAACTGCTATCAGAGCATACATAATAATAAAGGTGTGTCACTTAAAGATAAGTATAGAATTAATACTGTAGGATACAGGATATCTGCCTAGTTGAGTTGAGATTGGCAATGCTACACTTAGTATTTCTTTAAAATAGCCTAATGCTTGTCTAGGGTTAATGTATTTTCTCCTTATATTTAAGTAATAGTTAATGAATC
This sequence is a window from Phormidium ambiguum IAM M-71. Protein-coding genes within it:
- a CDS encoding histidinol-phosphate transaminase, whose translation is MLNFIRSDLAQLTAYQPHPGGTSGEPVKSDTIIDRLDSNESPFDLPQELKEKLAWNYQQVIENNRYPDGSYIALKSAIAEYVNESVPSTINSQITLDNISIGNGSDELIRSVLIATCLRGEGAILVANPTFSMYGILANTLGIPVVTVERSENDFAIDLDAAQQAINQTKNPPIRVVFVVHPNSPTANALTAKELDWLRNLPENILVVIDEAYFEFSQTTVAQELVEHPNWMILRTFSKAFRLAAHRVGYAIAHPQLITALEKVRLPYNLPSFSQTAALFAMNHRQELLASIPQLLAEREQLVKQLSAHPALKVWPSAANFIYLRLTPTNNDPSFQLTGLTKQLKSQGTLIRQISGGLRITVGTPEENQRSIQRLKTTLESL
- a CDS encoding GNAT family N-acetyltransferase, yielding MSGSSPLKIRAAKPEDLSYLAEILADSFHTRGGIAGWFYPLFRLGIYEDLRHRLQFSSSRYVCLVGIYKELDLGEHQDRLWIEQQVKEMDCVVGTVEMSLRSHHPWQFYSSSSYPYLSNVAVQSSYRRRGIARQLLLACEQIALNWGYQDLYLHVLENNHKARGLYSQLGYRLHQVDSNWACFLLGKPRQLLLHKRLTGR